The proteins below come from a single Bacteroidota bacterium genomic window:
- a CDS encoding metalloregulator ArsR/SmtB family transcription factor → MLKNSLDLEKLECMATKLRTIGHPLRIAIVDMLEKNKEMTVTDIQKRLNIGQAATSNHLRVLKNQRIVKSVRDGKKKIYSLKFLQLSEIINCIEKCTD, encoded by the coding sequence ATGTTAAAAAATTCCTTAGACCTTGAGAAGTTAGAATGTATGGCAACTAAACTTCGCACAATAGGACACCCACTACGAATAGCCATTGTTGATATGCTTGAAAAAAACAAAGAAATGACTGTTACCGATATTCAAAAACGACTAAACATCGGTCAGGCGGCAACTTCAAATCACCTAAGAGTACTTAAAAACCAAAGAATTGTAAAATCTGTTAGAGATGGGAAAAAGAAGATTTATTCACTAAAGTTTTTACAATTATCAGAAATAATAAATTGCATTGAAAAATGCACGGATTAG